The genomic stretch ATGTAGTCATTGCTTCCAATAGAAATGTAGAACAGAGATCTTGATATGAGATCGGATGCCGCTTTCTCACCCATGCTTAGCATCATCAGCTGAAACGTATCGCTCACCTGCTGAATCTGCTGCGAGAGCGAGATATGCTGACCCTGCACAATTTAGCACCCAAATTCTGTAAttaaaacagaaaaagaaatgaagttCTAAACTAGATAAACAAGAAATCGGATTATGTGATTCGAAAATGGATCTTTTTGAAGAAATTGAGATTAAGGGAAATGTACCAATTCAGAGCCACTGGAGAAAATGATCCCTGATCCTGCAGAGGCATAATTCACTCCTTGAATCATATCGTCAATAGAACTGGTTTGCCCAAGGTAACTCGGAACAAACGGCAACCCTAGACGCAATGCTGAATCAAAATGTattgaaatcaaaattttgaatccaaaaattaaattcaaatatgcatCCAAGAGCCAATCTTCACGTCTTAAACCCCCcaaattgaaaacttaaaatCCAAAATCCAAGAAATCAGAATCCAACTAGAGGAAGAAAAACATGATTATATCAAGAAAATCGTAGTAATTACCTAGATAGTCCACAGGGATTCTTCCATTGCAGAAACGGCCAGTAGGCTCGTGAGTATCAAAGTCTCGTCCATAAGGAAGGCGATCGGCCCGAGCAAACGTGCCGAGGACATTGTTAGTCCCACAATCAACAGAGGAGTCTCCGATTACGAACAGCGCCGGAACTAGAGAAGATTTAGGGGGCGGGGAGAAAGAAgcagaaggagaaggagaaggggaaggaaaaggagaaggagaaggagaaggagaaagaaaaggagaaggagaaggagctGGGCCATAAGTGTTCCCAACGGAGATATGAATCGGGTAGGATGATTCCTGGTCGCCGGCGATGAGATTCCGATGGTATTCAAAAGCTGATGATGTTGAGTTGTGGTGGAGAgagataagaatgaagaaagtTTTTAGCAGTGCAGAGAAGGCCATGGCCGAGACTCTGAAGCTCTCCCAGTCCCGGTGGTGCaaatcaaatgaaatgaaatacAGAATTGGAGGGAAATAATGTAACTACTTAACTAATTCTTGAAGGGAGAATGAAATTCCAACAATATCCTTCTCCCAACTTGCACTCTTACCTTTCACAAGTAAAATAAGGGCTAGGTGCTTCCCAAGTTGACGAAAGTGTAAAGATGGATCTCTTGCGCGCAGAGTAAACGACATGGACTAACTAATTGGGAGACTCATCTCTTCCAACGACTCTTGGGCATGAGTTTTTGGAGCATAGAATTAGTTTAGCATAAACTGGAAAAcctaatgtatatataaaaaaaaaagttaatactcCATTTGGTttctcgactattaggattttacCACTTTGGTTCTCGACTTCTAAACTTGTTTAATTTCATCCCCAACTATGCAATTGTTAGCTAAAATGGTCCTCAATCAAGACTATTTTGGTTTGAATCGAGAactattttaggtaaaaattcatagttggggatgaaattgaacaagttAGGAAGTCATTGACGAAAGTGATGAAATCATAATAGTCAACGGACCAAatcgggtattaactcaaaaaataagGGTTAGAAAAGACCTTTGGTAATAGTATGCAATATTAGGtggataaaaaatttataatattgaaggaattaataaatgtaaaaaaaaaaaattatcgatCAGTCATATCATCTACAATCATATTGAGTATAACCCATATAGGTGCCTTTACAATTATACAAAAGTTTATAAATAGAAAAGACTAATAATCACTAATCAATATGCAAATGCTATAATTTTTACATATCCAAGTGCAAGTGCAAGTGCAAGTGCATCAATGGACAGAGgttttaactatatatatgttttggaaTTCAAACGCAGATCAGGCCTCCACCATTGGTGAATCCCATGAGCTTCTATGAAGTCCTGTGGAGGAATCAAATTAACTATTAACATTGCTGATGGAATGAGGTGCAATGGCTCACTGTATTCCCTCTTTCCCATCACATTCATAACCAGACCGCCGAGAGAATGCTGGGTTGCTATTCTCTCGATTGCGCCTACTCCGAACTCCTCCATCGTTTCTCTATGTTCGAAATAGCCAATGTACTCCGAGCAGATGTGATCGCCTGGGTTCACGTAAAGATATGGAACCCATTTAGACAATGCAGCAAAAGAATCTCCAgattggttgttgttgttgttgttgttacccTTTTTCATGGTTGCAGCAAATGCAAGCCCAGCTGTGATAACACTGGTTGCAACTCGGATCCCGTGTTTCACCTTTTTATCTGTGATGCTCTCGATCGGGGCTGAAAAGAAAGGCTGATTAAACAGGAAGGCATCAAGAAACACACCGGTTTTGGCTAAATGTTTTCCAGCAAGCATTGCCATGGCAGACCCTAGGGAATGACCGGTTAGCCAGATATTCGAACTGCCAAATGTGGAGACCATGCTTTGCACAGCCTGAATGGCTGTCTCGAAGCGAGATGAGAGGTGAAGGTCGTTTTTAATAATGCGGATATCCAGCTCGAGGTCCTGAGAAAAGGCATCTCCTTTAGTTAATGTCCCCCGGAAAGCAATGACATACCTAGGCCTAGGGTGTTTATTGGTTACGTTGTCGCTGTTGCCCTCAAGCGGTGTGAATTCGTAAACAACACCGAAGATGGATGAATCAACAGCATCAACAAGCTCACGATATATCTTGAAATGGAAAGATTTCCACCAAGGAGGAGCCAGAGCTCCATCCCCCTCCCGCTTTTCCTGCCTATCTCGTTCTAGAATGTAGACACCTTGGACTAAACAGGCAGCCACAGACCTCCTATGTTCCACATTGTTCCTACATAAGATAGTAGAAAAAACCAATTAGGAGAGCAACTCATGGAATAATTAAAGATCAAGCACATCAATCTCATAGAATTCTATTAACAAATGGCTTCCTACGTTCCAGACCAGATTTTAGCCAGCAAGACTACACTGTATAAAGTATAAACTCCCAAGAAACCACATTAGTCAATCCATCCCATCTAACAACTTAGGAGATAACTTGgtataattaaaaatggaaacTGTTAGGACTAAGCGGTTACCAccacgccaaaagctatagctcacAACAAAGGCACAACAATTCCCTCTTCCAGTACCTGCCCAGTTACTCCAAAAAGCTATAGCTCACAGCAAAAGCGCatctttatttccttatatactaTCATCACATTTTCGACAGACAGGATGttagacttggcccttcaccggcctcAACCCAACAATccctagccaccaattgctggacttggccctttaccagCCTCCGCCCAACCAACAGAAACGATTCATTTCAAGCCTAGTGTAGAAATTTATGAATTCCCTCTGCTTGCAATCTATTAGGCATATATGCAAGTTAGTAATTGCAGTATTTCTCAGTATTCCCTAATTAGACACGAATAGTTTCCATCAACATATAGTAAATTCTAAATTGAAGAACAGCAAAGCGCGAAATTACCAGTCAACAGTGGTTAGATGCAAGGGCCCTGAAAGGTCAAATACTTCCCTCTCTGATGTCATTATAGAATTCTTCCTTCCTGATCCAGCAAAATAAATAGAAAGCTTAATCAACATGAACTAATTCCAATTGCCGATATTACATCGCAATAAGAACTCtcaagttttaaataattttttattttattgtttagcAATGATATCTCGATCAATACGGAACTCTATTAGCTCGTATAGAATCCAAATCTggattaccaaaaaaaataaaaattaaaggttGATAGTAAGCTTTTCTTTTCTGGGATCAAAATTGAATGAAAGAAACCTAAAAAGAATTTTGGGAAACATTATATTGTAACGTGATCATTTGCTATAGGATCCAACCTTTTTCTCATGaatctgatatatatatatataagcgaAGGAAAGAAAACGACTGGGAACATGCGATTATGCGAAGTAAAATGTACCTTAAGAAGATCAGATCACGAATTGAAGCTTGCAAATGATTTTGGTCACAGCGGAATTGATATGTTCAGATAGCTCTCTTTCCCTCCTTTCAAGGGCGGGTGCCCAAGAGAGAGAAGCTGTCGTGACtattttgacttgtttaattGTTCAGTTTTTTAACAGAAATTAAGGAACCCGGTTTTATTGATTCttgttactattttttttttattttttttatttttattacaatgAACTTGTAGTCATTAGTCAATACTCAAAGATGCGCATTAGACTTTATTCGATAATCAACAAGTAAAATACTaagtatgtaataataataataataataataatatttttatttttattgttggaCTCTGTATAATATGTTTACTTTTCAACCCATCTAGAGCACTTACTACAATCTACTTAACTGGAATTAGGTTCAAATAATGAAAACTTTTTGTAATTACGATTGTACATTCGAGAATGTTTAATTGTATATTTGAAAATACTTGACAATGCATTTGGAGAAAAGTTTCCAAATGCACAATCACTCAATCAGCTATCTACGAATATACAATCAGACATATATTACTAAATGCACTATTGTAATTACAGAAATGACACCACATTTTATCATTAATTTCAAGTCATTGGTCATCTTAAATGAAGGAATAAAATTTGTTCACGATTCTCACAAAAAGAATAATTCTCATATGAACGAGACCCTACTTACCTGACTATCTTTACCTCCGATCCTAACTACTAATGTTATCTTTTGCTTCTCACTCTATGTCTATTATATTTTTCACCACTACCATCACGATTTATATCAATCACTTTTATAACCATTACTTATCAATCACTTTCCCAATCATCTTTCTTGGAAGCCCGCAGATCGAGGTGCTAATCCATCATATGTATGGAGCAACctacttgaaagttgaaacacaAGACATTATTCGAAAGCATAGCAAGTGGAGAGTTGGTGACAAAAAAAACATTGATATATGAAGGACAAACTGGTTACCTGACAATAACAATCCCAAAGCAATCTTGTTTCTCTTCCCTCTAATGGTTAATGAAAAGGTCTCAGCGATAAATTACAACAATCGCACCTGGGATAAAGAGTCAATCAGAAGCATATTTCTACCAAGGGATGCTGATCTTATTTTGCATGGATCGGAGGTTGAGGCTATGGCAATAAGAGAAGCATTAAGTTGGCTGAAGAACCTCAACATTGAGAAGCTGCAGATTGAAGCTGACTCACTACAAGTGATCCAAACTCTAAAAGGGGTGTTTCTTgctttcatttaatttttaatgatgtAAAAGTACTAATGAGTAATTATTCTCATGTGTCTTTACATTTCTGTAAGTGCTCAGAGAATCAAACTATCCATTTGCTAGCTAAATAGTctgtttttatgtttgattgtTCGGAGTGATTTTCTTACCCTTCCTCTATCCTGTGTAATGTGATTATGCctctttttatttacttttggaATATCGATTTTATGCAAGACAGAACAAATTGAATTAAGTGATTTCATAttctacaaattaaaatttatttgagTTCATATAtgttttgtactttttttcaatgaaattaacaacttaaaataattttaaaaaattagagatgaaaatagaaaatattttctgttaCTAAATAGCCTTGAAacttagggggtgtattcaatcatgactttcataaaattttaaagacttttatgaactttaaaagtttggaggtattcggttcaaacttttagagagtatttaaaagtcatgcggtattcggtcaagagtttttaaaagtcatgtggtattcaaaaagttatgaatttgtaaggactttttaattttagaacttctgtagacttttatatatacttttccttctcaaatataaatagttgaaatccaacccccaaccccaagatttcaaaattttctttctaccaacactgaatgttttttttttctttctctctatttaaactctatttttttctccttatttaaaattttaaactttataaaccttattatacctaaattcaataaattattttttcttcattatcctatattttctacatacttaaactctaccaattttttttctctctcctaaactttacaatcttcctctaaaaattcaaaataatattatttttatttcattgttgcttgtatattttgattttttttctatgaactttttatccctaacttctaaactttttctcctaaatacatgaacagagtaaattatttttatctatcaccgtcaatttttactatatgtttcataatattcatatgtttattcgtaatatattttttcttttttctttttaacaacatgctattatgaatagtgaactattgttcgcaatagcaatttgaggctacaaagagaagcaCCTTATTGTTGTTAGCAGCcacatattgttattgcaaataatagctctttgctggatacctagcagtatatcaaatataatttttatatatattattaatttttttattttgtgcaactagtaattatatttttttaaaatattaatttctcaagaaaaagtaattatatttttaaatattttatttgaacaattctataactataaattttagtgtttaatattgttatgaattgcttatgaaagtttgtaaggatgtattcaatttagaattttaatgatttttgtagactttttaaaataaaaaagttgataaaagtttatgcaagttttttatacaaacttttatagagttttacaaagttttaaaaagttttgaacgactctatgaaagtcaataaaagtttattaaaatttatcattttaaaagtttttaaaaatttacaaaagtcatgattgaatacacccccttattttatttatttatctgtaATTTTGTACACTACttctgaaaatttatttttaagacGTACCCAAAAGTCCAAAACAAGAGTAAATTAAACACCATTTAATAtccaatattaattaaaaaaaaaaaaggtttgtgATTGCAAGATTTGAATTGGACCAAAATCACAATTAGcaatgtttaatttttgtcaacaaTCTCTTAATTGAATTAGTAACACAACATCTTCGCAATTCTATCTTGTACGATCTGCTCGCTATTATATAGGAGTACAGTGAAATTTACCTAATGTATACTTGCCCTTAAATAGTGATTGATAATTTCTCTTAAAGATGTCAAAGTGAGTCAAAATTTACAGGTTGACCCGCACCCGTCCCGCAGTGGAGCGGGTTAGGGTCGTAAAAAAGTTGGCCCGTAAAAATGTGGGCCTAACGGGCCTAGCCCGCTGTGACCCGCGGGCTAGgcccttaaaaaaattaattaaaggcaAAGGTTACTACTTGTCGATGCGGTGTTTTTGGTTTTCGATTCTTGATTTTTGCGTATTGGATTAATTCTTAACATGctaaatttgttttctttcattttgaaGAAATGCATAACTCCGTGCATGAGAAGATCTGTGTATATTCTGCGTTTGTTTGCAATGATCTAATGTATCTGTGTGACTGCAattgtgtatacatatattgtatattatatcaaatatgtttgtaatttttttaaaatgttagtTCATTGtgtgatttaaaaattaatgtatCCCATGGTGTCCGCCAACTCGCATGGAGCGGGCTAGGGTTACATGAACTTTAGCCCGCGGGtttcgcgggccggcccgcaaagCATTAAGCCCGCAGTGGGACGGGTCAGCGCGCGCTTTGACAATACTAGTTTCTCTTTCTCTTGTCAAGAGAgagaataattttatttaaatctaATTTTGTATGAATCAAATTTTATGTGACACATACATAAAATCTCTAATTATATATAGAGTTTCTTCTTATAACACATGAGTTTTTCACCACATTTTCTGtatataaaatttctttttccattttgtATTACTAGAACGAAGAatcaaagcatatatatatatatatatatatatattccttagaatcaaattgattcatgcttaattatattaaatgcaAATAAGTATATTCCCCATTGAGACATCTCAAACTTTCATTACACATCCAACCATTGCGATTTCAGCACAACACAAATCTTAAAATGGTGTGGGGATCGGAGCTAATCTGATGGTGCGGAGCAAAAGTAGTCAAACTTCAATGGAGGAGTTGAATAATTTGTAGATAGAACACTGGCAGCCACCATTGCATTTGCTTTCTCCGAGTAGTGCACTCCATCCCAGCTTATATACTTCGACCCATCCTCGCAAACGCTATACCCGCTCTGCCCACACGATATGTTCGCATTGTATGgtgcaccaccaccaccacaacatGCCGTTAATGGATTCTCAAAACCTATTCATTTTaaccaaaaacataaaattaaaatcgaTGTACAATATTATAAAGTTTACTTGAATTACTGTCACTTGGTAAACTTGACATGGGGTGTAAACGCATGGGATTCATTATGTGATGGAGATGAaaatgttacggagtattacttTAGAGAAAAAGTGTGATTTTAGTCTTTCAATTGTTACCGTTTAGTTGTTTTAGTCCCTGATTATAGTGGGTGAtgagaaaatattaatttcaattatACCCAATCATCATAATTCTTTTGATTGATGATAGAAACCCACAAGCACTACACAGAAGATAAATCCCACTCATGTGTAATAGCTTGCAAATCACACAAGAGAGCTAACTCGCACTAAGAAGACCATGTGTGACGACGGGATCGACCGAAAAGGCCAATTCTCATTATAATTTTGGCCCTACTATGAAGGTCTGAAGAATTAAACTTTGTTAGAGTTGAGAAAGCATGCCCATCATCACGATTTTAAAAAACTACATATTGTTTTAGCTTTCACATGCTTTCTCAACTTTAATAGAGCTATTTAAAGTCGAAAACGACTAAACTCTAATCATTGACGgaccaaatttttatttttgtccccTTATTTTTATGATGCATTGGCGCcagataaaatatatataaatcgaATAACTTATAATAGTGCATAGAGAAATATTACCGTAGAGTGCAAAGTTGGAGATGATGTTGTACTTAATGGTGTAGATATCCACATACACAATGGTAGCATCCTTCATTCCCCGTCTTAAGTCTTCACAAAGATCACTAAGTTGAACATTGAATTCTTGTGCAGCTTCATTAAGAGACTTGAGACAACCAATCTCCTCAAAATCAGTACTAGGATCTCTCACTTTTGTTGTTGCAAGACTCCGAGGTAGACAACCCACTGGTCCAGTGTTGTGCACCCAGAATTTCCTCCCACCAACTTTGTATATCGcctatatgatgatgatgataattaataattggATCACAttgcatatattattattcgaaaagaaataagaaagaagaagaaagaattgagCATACCCTAACAGCATCTTCGATTTCAGAAATGAAAGAAGGAATTTTTTCAATTACTTGAGCTTTAGAGAGGTTGGAGAAGGCATCCGAAATATCATTTTGTCCTATATCTATCATGTATAGTGCATTCTCAAAATCCTCTTCTCCTAACATGCCTTTTATCCCTGTTTTATCGAATTTTAGTGGTAATCAAACCAATTTGAGaccttttataaaaaaatatcgTACATATATCACTAGATTACAAGGGGTTAAAGAAATACCTTTTGATTGAAATTCAAGAGAACGATTGCGAAAACGGCTGAATTGAAGGAGTTGAGTGCTCAAACTGAAAAGAACTAATTTAGGAAGTGTCTGTGAGCCACTTACTGCAAAATTAACTCCATTTTTAAAATGTGGTGTGAGAGATTCCAAATATGAAGACAAGTAGTCCATCCCCACGTTTTCACCTGTGAATATGCATAAGTCTACACCGTTATatc from Ipomoea triloba cultivar NCNSP0323 chromosome 12, ASM357664v1 encodes the following:
- the LOC115999509 gene encoding GDSL esterase/lipase At1g71691, with amino-acid sequence MAFSALLKTFFILISLHHNSTSSAFEYHRNLIAGDQESSYPIHISVGNTYGPAPSPSPFLSPSPSPSPFPSPSPSPSASFSPPPKSSLVPALFVIGDSSVDCGTNNVLGTFARADRLPYGRDFDTHEPTGRFCNGRIPVDYLALRLGLPFVPSYLGQTSSIDDMIQGVNYASAGSGIIFSSGSELGQHISLSQQIQQVSDTFQLMMLSMGEKAASDLISRSLFYISIGSNDYIHYYLRNVSDVQSLYLPWNFNQFLAESMKQEIKNLYNAKVRKVVVMGLAPMGCAPYYLWLYENTDGKCVEMINDMILEFNFEMRQKIEELSVELADARIIFCDAYEASMDIMKHHRRYGFNVTAEACCGLGKYRGWLFCISPEMACSNASNHIWWDQFHPTDAVNAIIADNVWSSLHTNMCYPMNLQDMIAHTS
- the LOC115998465 gene encoding GDSL esterase/lipase At4g10955-like, whose amino-acid sequence is MTSEREVFDLSGPLHLTTVDWNNVEHRRSVAACLVQGVYILERDRQEKREGDGALAPPWWKSFHFKIYRELVDAVDSSIFGVVYEFTPLEGNSDNVTNKHPRPRYVIAFRGTLTKGDAFSQDLELDIRIIKNDLHLSSRFETAIQAVQSMVSTFGSSNIWLTGHSLGSAMAMLAGKHLAKTGVFLDAFLFNQPFFSAPIESITDKKVKHGIRVATSVITAGLAFAATMKKGNNNNNNNQSGDSFAALSKWVPYLYVNPGDHICSEYIGYFEHRETMEEFGVGAIERIATQHSLGGLVMNVMGKREYSEPLHLIPSAMLIVNLIPPQDFIEAHGIHQWWRPDLRLNSKTYI
- the LOC115999510 gene encoding GDSL esterase/lipase At1g09390-like, whose amino-acid sequence is MAMASASSGVKMPLPGMQEAATNSTVAHSQLSIIKLINIINFGDSNSDTGGFPAAHGYIFNYPYGRTFFHRPFDRLCDGRLIIDFLCENVGMDYLSSYLESLTPHFKNGVNFAVSGSQTLPKLVLFSLSTQLLQFSRFRNRSLEFQSKGIKGMLGEEDFENALYMIDIGQNDISDAFSNLSKAQVIEKIPSFISEIEDAVRAIYKVGGRKFWVHNTGPVGCLPRSLATTKVRDPSTDFEEIGCLKSLNEAAQEFNVQLSDLCEDLRRGMKDATIVYVDIYTIKYNIISNFALYGFENPLTACCGGGGAPYNANISCGQSGYSVCEDGSKYISWDGVHYSEKANAMVAASVLSTNYSTPPLKFDYFCSAPSD